From a single Syngnathus scovelli strain Florida chromosome 2, RoL_Ssco_1.2, whole genome shotgun sequence genomic region:
- the hspg2 gene encoding basement membrane-specific heparan sulfate proteoglycan core protein isoform X9 — MGSWTYGLLYLLLSCQLVHVTQASKVWGEVPLPDDSVEQKDVQAAPSLLGDDEDFVADEASGDLPSGEDDGSAPWPPVSESTKYSLDSSYVVNIKSAVEPALIYYRALVNFTDSIVYNPELEDIFSPAFNEISEAVVDTLESEYNRIPGVQTVSVVLIKKIIREYGTDVFVELDVGSDYNSNSEQIRSVLYSVVQNGAIASYVTSVEGFQFRQLGEVRPLPSVEPLAVPVIPGIRPCMPDEHRCGDGTCILMEYLCDNRPDCRDLSDENDCDGRRPFATTPATTTAAVKPPQPPVIPGFCRADQAKCQSGECIPRDYICDGEKDCLDGSDEFQCGTPSPCEPNEFKCRNGRCALKLWRCDGDNDCEDNSDELDCPTKGPDDWCAPEQFECLSDRTCIPASYQCDEEPDCPDGSDEYACTPPSVTSLPESIQVDRGATVTFTCRAVGVPTPIITWRLNWGHIPTSGRISMTSENGYGTLTIRDVKEADQGAYTCEAINAKGLVFGIPDGVLTLTSNPNPGNCPDHHFSVEGRCVPCFCAGLTKNCKSTGRYRNQISLRFTDEEDFKGVNVTYPSRPGIPPLSSTQLLINPEMEEFQLVDLSRRFLNLDSFWTLPRQFLGNKIDSYGGSLKYKVRFIVARGLSELVEKPDVILVGNGRRLIYRRGSSTPAGVVNQREVKFTEDNWQHSNGRQVSREELMMTLANLDSISIRTIYNNHMVSVALSDIVMDTTTVEFSTRGHAKDVEECRCPPGYTGLSCEMCSSGFERVPGGPYLGTCAGCNCNGHASACDPISGHCLSCQHNTEGPQCDKCRVGYFGDPRRGRSDDCKPCPCPYYETSRRFSDTCFLDFDQQPTCDACKPGYTGRRCEKCAPGYQGNPLLPNGKCVLQQTKCDNRGSISSTSRPCSCKNYVAGAQCDECKPGFFHLSENNPEGCLRCFCMGVTKQCASSTWSRDQVRGGVNGQLFTLTNIGNSRTISEGIIQSGSSEVVYRSFSSIPSSIYYWVLPENFRGDKVTAYGGELRYTVRYDPPQRSLVIVGQPDVVLQGNGISLEHYSQSKPLPRVPQTVTVTFRESAWRRADGQPCTREHLLMALADVSALHIRATYADNMAESSISDIKMDVAVPHSTGNERALEVEECACPQGYKGPSCQECDEGYTRTGSGLYLGTCERCDCNGYAGGCDPETGRCLQCQHNTDGPRCERCKTGYYGNPAAGAVQACQPCPCPGTTSNYQFSSTCYLDSDGQPTCGCLPGYTGRRCERCVQGYTGNPLLGEKCVSGNNEVNGNCYNCDPRGSEGCTGGYCRCKMNVEDASCSRCKSGTFHLSQQNKDGCLSCFCMGVTQQCTSSNYYRDLVSTTFSPGNFQGFALVNRQRTDRITTGFTVEISTEGTQLSYSNFDYLGQEPHYWQLPGIFQGDKKDSSFTRLKRAEQGDLRQLDDEVWALLSNFSLQQFPLSSRVPTSSSSSLRNLSLPPRPSGISSSVRRARPRSYSPGQLPHLQTENTVSRTAPRASGAGSKYSLVYKGFSLHQDNVLYWQLPTRFTGDKVGSYGGKLKYTISHVAGPRGTLLEDVDVQIIGNDITLVARQQWQRRQHGSRETQQFEVVFTEEHWRRPDGMPATREHLLMLLADLDDILIRASYYTEMRSSSISDVSMDVAVPNYSGLAQALEVEQCRCPPGYQGLSCQDCAPGYTRTDGGLYLGHCELCECNGHSDSCHPETGICTNCQHHTQGELCEQCASGFFGDPTVGTPEDCQPCACPHTDPDNQFSPTCESLGNGGYQCTACQPGYTGQYCERCAPGYVGNPQERQKCRPRDDAASLVVKVYPDRIRTSQGGSVTLRCQVSVSSPHYFYWSREDGQPISSRADRLRQGAELYFSNVQPSDAGVYICTCRDQRITNRSRAEIIVTGVPTKAIEVTVEEPKAQTIRVGATVNFICTAKSKSPAYTLVWTRLGNGKLPNRAMDFNGILTIQNIQPEDAGVYVCTGSNMYAMDEGNAVLYVPEASQTQMFYTAYEMFEGHRKPAEATQPVATISPSTLTVQQGQRAEFRCTVTGNPNPALEWIGGPGKRMSPRAVIRGNLLTFAAVELADEGEYSCKALNTHGEHTARVSLFVRRSNPNGLGTVPQVQVSPQNIDAHEGDTLRLYCRASGSPTAKLTWLKNGGQIPPQASTDRTDIGTLLIPNVKVSDSGTYMCVGSNSVGSNSAPIKVSVLKVDQSSSIVRIQPSEADVHEGHNVYLNCIVSGNPPPRVTWMRAGGSLSSNHQVVGSQLRILSATSEDSGEYICQVQSTPGSQIHRATVSVSVTSSSSRLQSPIIAIEPHTAAVRVGESASFRCKVYSGAQPVRLEWKLSANQPLPDNVRVSPDGSVITIANAKPMNHGAYRCVASNPFGITHTIVSLIVKEPPVAIVTPVGPVHIRVGEPINLDCQASGEPRPSVTWHRLDNNRKIKLSSPAPAESNAVMQILVARPEDSGTYVCIARNNDDSTETRVEVIVQGGTQLPSVPRVIVPEPLMIVVEGQTATLRCEAHGFPAPTITWSKLRSSLPWRHKVVDNSLVLSNVGRQDSGEYICSAVNNMGTTEVTVTLEVETSPYATSVPDDVAVRVGEVIRLQCLAHGTPPLTYIWSKVDGALPSRAQVSDGDLQINLATAEDAGSYKCVASNRVGHSEVVAKVAVRSPLAVRVAPQVEVKAQGSAVEFTCSAAGGVETTIEWLKEGGGLPPNHHIKDGVLRIENIEQSNEGVYICRASSIYGQAQDAARLTVQALPKVMINVRTSVQTVMIGNSVEFECHAVGDPEPTVKWSKVGGPLPTHIVVMGGMLKIERVTEADAGQYRCTATNDVGSVQSQVVLNVQSLPQISALPETKEVTVGSDAVLPCVATGYPVPEIKWSKLEGELPPKCFQDVNVLTVPRVTHSDSGTYVCTASNKQGKVEAFTKLDVHERVMPYFAQEPLSYLTLPTIKNAYKAFNIKINFRPDNVDGLILYAGMILYNGQKRSTGADFISLGLVGGRLEFRFDVGSGMATIRDPNPVKLGEFHTVEIYRNLTLGYIVVDGGEPVNGSSQGKFKGLDLNEELHVGGYPNYTALDKTTGIKTGFVGCIRQLVIQGEEVIFKDMDRSSTGVTNCPTCKNRPCQNGGRCQDSDTSLYTCSCLRGFTGSNCQHHSSLHCHSEACGADATCINRQSGLGYDCRCHLGKFGNKCMDGELVTTPLFNGEESYISYPPLTNVHDDLRVELEFKPIERDGLMFFCGGKKMKVEDFVAISMVDGHVEFKYELGTGQAILRSPQPVPLGQWHRVVAERNMRDGHLRVDHGPVEKKISPGKAQGLNIHTPMFLGGVPNMEILPKPANISQMFEGCVGEVFINNKKLDLSYSFTESRAIRKCVDTSPCDRRPCLNGGHCMPNAEYEYQCLCRDGFEGERCEIMKDVCQRDYECQNGGSCVNGHCVCRSEFTGLNCEESRISSFPEAAWNSEASEANDSPYQYAAHFHNGGYIALPKSIMRRRSPDTPETIELEINTLSSEGLILWQGVETNGTLNLRKMHASKKEHGEHGRGKDFITLGIRNGHLIFSYQLGSGEAEIMSRQSINNGEWHKVKAVRAGKDGYIQIDGDAALHGQSKGKSIMVNTKGPLYLGGAPNMAAMTAGKFSSGMTGCVRNLSLINGRPEDEQARTIDLQTHAAHSVNVRPCTS; from the exons AGTACTCGTTGGACTCTTCCTATGTGGTGAACATAAAGAGCGCAGTCGAGCCAGCCTTAA TTTATTACAGAGCTCTTGTCAACTTCACCGACTCCATCGTCTACAACCCAGAGCTGGAGGACATCTTCTCACCAGCCTTTAATGAGATCTCAGAAGCCGTGGTGGACACC TTGGAGTCAGAGTACAACAGGATTCCAGGTGTCCAGACAGTCAGCGTGGTCCTCATTAA GAAGATCATCAGAGAGTACGGCACTGATGTATTTGTGGAACTGGACGTGGGCTCGGACTACAACAGCAACAGCGAACAGATCCGGAGTGTGCTATACAGCGTCGTGCAGAATGGTGCAATCGCCTCCTATGTCACATCGGTGGAAGGCTTTCAGTTCAGACAGCTTGGAGAAG TTCGCCCTCTGCCCTCAGTGGAACCTTTAGCGGTGCCAG TAATCCCTGGCATCAGGCCGTGCATGCCGGATGAGCACAGGTGCGGTGACGGGACTTGCATCCTGATGGAATACCTGTGTGACAATCGACCAGATTGTCGTGATTTGAGCGATGAGAACGATTGCG ATGGAAGACGACCTTTTGCAACCACCCCTGCCACCACAACCGCCGCTGTTAAACCTCCGCAGCCACCCGTCATTCCGGGATTCTGTCGAGCGGATCAAGCAAAATGCCAGAGCGGAGAATGTATCCCTCGAGACTACATCTGCGACGGGGAAAAAGACTGCTTGGACGGAAGTGACGAATTCCAATGCG GAACTCCGTCGCCATGTGAACCCAATGAGTTTAAGTGTAGAAACGGCCGTTGCGCCCTCAAGCTCTGGCGTTGTGATGGAGACAATGACTGTGAAGATAACTCAGATGAGCTGGACTGCC CCACCAAGGGTCCAGATGACTGGTGTGCTCCTGAGCAGTTTGAATGCCTAAGCGACCGCACTTGCATCCCAGCTAGTTACCAGTGTGACGAAGAGCCAGACTGTCCCGACGGCTCAGATGAATACGCCTGCA CTCCTCCATCTGTGACAAGTCTACCAGAATCCATCCAAGTTGACCGGGGGGCCACTGTGACATTTACCTGTCGGGCTGTTGGCGTGCCAACACCCATCATCACCTGGAGGTTGAATTGGGGACACATTCCGACAAGTGGCAG AATCTCAATGACCAGTGAGAACGGTTATGGCACGCTTACCATCCGTGACGTGAAGGAAGCCGATCAGGGGGCCTACACTTGCGAGGCCATCAACGCCAAAGGTCTTGTGTTTGGTATTCCAGATGGAGTGCTAACTCTTACATCAAATCCTAACCCAG GCAACTGCCCAGACCATCACTTTAGCGTGGAGGGCCGCTGCGTTCCTTGCTTCTGTGCTGGACTCACCAAGAATTGCAAGAGCACCGGACGCTACCGGAATCAGATCAGTCTGCGTTTCACCGATGAGGAGGACTTTAAAG GTGTGAATGTCACCTACCCATCCAGGCCAGGCATTCCCCCTCTTTCTTCCACTCAGCTCCTCATCAACCCTGAGATGGAAGAGTTCCAGCTTGTCGATTTGTCACGTCGCTTTCTCAACCTGGACTCTTTTTGGACCTTGCCCCGGCAGTTTCTTGGCAACAAG ATCGATTCCTATGGAGGGTCCCTGAAGTACAAAGTCCGCTTCATTGTGGCCCGTGGTCTGTCTGAACTCGTGGAGAAGCCGGATGTAATACTGGTTGGAAATGGGCGCAGGCTTATCTACCGCCGAGGGAGTTCCACCCCTGCCGGTGTGGTCAACCAACGTGAAGTTAAATTCACTGAA GATAACTGGCAACACTCCAACGGACGACAAGTAAGCCGGGAGGAGCTAATGATGACGCTGGCTAACTTGGACAGCATCAGCATCCGCACCATCTATAACAACCACATGGTCAGCGTGGCACTCAGTGATATCGTCATGGATACCACCACTGTGGAGTTTAGCACTCGAGGTCATGCGAAGGATGTAGAAGAGTGCAG ATGTCCCCCTGGATATACGGGCCTGTCctgtgaaatgtgttcctctggTTTTGAGCGCGTCCCTGGTGGCCCCTATCTGGGCACCTGCGCCGGGTGTAACTGTAATGGACATGCCAGTGCCTGCGATCCAATCAGCGGACATTGTCTG AGCTGTCAGCACAACACAGAAGGTCCACAATGTGACAAGTGTCGCGTTGGTTACTTTGGTGACCCGAGACGAGGCCGATCCGATGACTGCAAGCCTTGCCCTTGTCCATACTATGAAACCTCTCGCCG GTTCTCTGACACCTGCTTCCTTGATTTTGACCAACAGCCAACATGTGATGCCTGCAAGCCCGGCTACACGGGACGACGTTGTGAAAA ATGTGCTCCTGGTTACCAGGGCAATCCCCTTCTACCAAACGGAAAATGTGTTCTTCAAC AAACCAAGTGTGATAACAGAGGAAGCATCAGCTCAACCAGCAGGCCATGCAGCTGCAAG AACTATGTGGCAGGCGCTCAGTGTGATGAGTGCAAGCCAGGCTTCTTCCACTTATCAGAAAACAACCCTGAGGGTTGTCTGCGTTGTTTCTGCATGGGCGTCACCAAACAGTGTGCTAGCTCTACTTGGAGTCGAGATCAG GTACGAGGAGGAGTGAACGGCCAGCTTTTCACACTCACCAACATCGGCAACTCCAGAACTATCAGCGAGGGTATCATTCAGAGTGGCTCCTCAGAAGTTGTCTACCGCTCCTTTTCCAGCATTCCCAGCAGCATCTACTACTGGGTCTTGCCTGAGAATTTCAGAGGAGATAAG GTGACAGCCTATGGCGGAGAGCTACGCTACACCGTGCGTTATGACCCTCCGCAACGCTCCCTGGTGATTGTTGGTCAGCCAGATGTGGTTCTCCAGGGCAATGGCATCTCTCTGGAACATTACTCTCAATCCAAGCCTCTGCCACGTGTGCCACAAACAGTCACTGTGACATTCAGAGAG TCTGCATGGCGCCGCGCTGACGGGCAACCGTGCACACGGGAGCATCTCCTTATGGCTCTGGCTGATGTTAGCGCCTTGCATATAAGGGCCACCTATGCAGACAACATGGCAGAGAGCAG tatcTCAGACATTAAAATGGATGTTGCGGTTCCACACTCAACTGGAAATGAACGTGCCCTTGAGGTGGAAGAGTGTGCATGCCCTCAAGGATACAAAGGACCATCTTGCCAG GAGTGTGATGAAGGTTATACCCGGACCGGCTCTGGTCTTTACCTGGGCACTTGTGAGAGATGTGACTGCAATGGGTATGCCGGCGGCTGTGACCCGGAGACCGGCAGGTGTCTT CAATGTCAACATAACACTGATGGGCCAAGGTGTGAACGCTGTAAGACTGGTTACTATGGAAACCCAGCAGCTGGAGCTGTCCAGGCCTGCCAGCCTTGCCCATGTCCTGGAACAACATCCAACTACCA ATTCTCCTCAACCTGCTATTTGGATTCTGATGGTCAGCCTACATGTGGTTGTCTTCCTGGATACACTGGCAGACGTTGCGAAAG ATGTGTACAAGGATACACAGGCAATCCATTGCTTGGAGAGAAGTGTGTTTCCGGCAACAATGAAGTCAATG GTAACTGCTACAACTGCGATCCAAGAGGAAGTGAAGGCTGCACTGGTGGCTATTGTCGCTGcaag ATGAATGTTGAAGATGCATCTTGCTCCAGGTGCAAGTCTGGAACTTTCCATCTTAGCCAACAAAACAAAGATGGCTGCCTGTCATGTTTCTGTATGGGTGTCACTCAACAGTGCACCAGTTCCAACTACTACAGAGACTTG GTATCAACAACATTTTCTCCAGGGAACTTTCAGGGTTTCGCGTTGGTGAACCGTCAACGCACAGACCGCATCACCACTGGGTTTACAGTTGAGATTTCCACTGAGGGGACACAGCTGTCTTACAGCAACTTTGACTACCTTGGACAGGAGCCCCACTACTGGCAGCTTCCTGGGATCTTCCAGGGAGACAAG AAAGATTCGTCTTTTACTCGTTTAAAACGAGCAGAACAG GGTGACCTCAGACAGCTGGACGATGAGGTCTGGGCACTCCTCTCAAACTTTTCCCTTCAACAATTTCCACTCTCCTCGCGTGTTCCGACatcatcttcttcctctttgCGTAACCTGAGTTTACCTCCTCGTCCGTCTGGCATCTCCTCTTCAGTTAGACGAGCCAGACCCCGATCGTACTCTCCAGGCCAATTGCCTCATCTGCAG ACCGAGAATACAGTGAGCAGGACGGCCCCTCGTGCTTCTGGAGCAGGCAGCAAG TACTCTCTGGTCTACAAAGGTTTCAGCTTGCACCAGGACAATGTGCTCTACTGGCAGCTCCCCACACGGTTCACAGGGGATAAG GTGGGCTCATATGGTGGCAAACTGAAATACACAATCTCCCACGTAGCCGGTCCAAGGGGAACTCTACTTGAAGATGTCGATGTACAGATTATT GGGAATGACATTACTCTGGTAGCCCGACAACAGTGGCAGAGAAGGCAGCATGGCAGCAGAGAGACTCAACAATTTGAGGTTGTCTTCACCGAG GAGCACTGGCGTCGCCCTGATGGCATGCCTGCCACACGAGAGCACTTGTTGATGCTTCTGGCTGACCTGGATGACATCTTGATCCGGGCGTCCTACTACACCGAGATGCGCTCGTCCAGTATCTCCGACGTCAGCATGGACGTGGCTGTGCCTAACTACAGCGGCCTGGCACAGGCCCTGGAGGTGGAGCAGTGCCGCTGCCCACCTGGATACCAGGGTCTTTCCTGCCAG GATTGTGCGCCCGGATACACTCGCACCGATGGAGGCTTATACCTGGGTCACTGTGAGCTGTGCGAGTGCAACGGCCACTCAGACTCCTGCCACCCCGAGACTGGCATCTGCACA AACTGCCAGCACCACACTCAGGGTGAGCTCTGTGAACAGTGCGCATCCGGCTTCTTCGGTGACCCCACTGTTGGCACACCGGAGGACTGCCAGCCCTGTGCCTGCCCTCACACTGACCCGGACAACCA gttctCTCCTACCTGCGAGAGCCTAGGAAACGGAGGCTACCAGTGTACTGCCTGTCAGCCTGGCTACACAGGCCAGTACTGTGAgcg TTGTGCTCCTGGTTATGTCGGCAACCCACAGGAGAGACAGAAGTGTCGTCCACGTGATG ATGCAGCCTCATTGGTGGTGAAGGTGTATCCAGACAGGATTCGGACGTCCCAGGGTGGCTCAGTCACACTGCGGTGTCAGGTGTCTGTTTCTTCTCCACACTACTTCTACTGGTCCAGAGAGGACGGGCAGCCTATCTCAAGCAGGGCTGACCGACTCAGACAAG GAGCAGAGTTGTACTTCTCCAACGTCCAGCCAAGTGATGCCGGTGTATACATCTGTACCTGCCGCGACCAACGCATCACAAACAGGAGCCGTGCGGAAATTATTGTCACAG GTGTTCCAACCAAAGCCATTGAAGTGACAGTTGAGGAACCCAAAGCTCAAACAATCAGGGTGGGAGCGACCGTAAACTTCATCTGTACTGCAAAGAGCAAG TCGCCGGCCTACACGCTGGTCTGGACCCGGCTGGGTAACGGGAAACTTCCCAACCGGGCAATGGACTTCAATGGCATCCTGACCATCCAGAACATCCAGCCAGAGGACGCCGGCGTGTACGTGTGCACCGGCTCCAACATGTACGCTATGGACGAGGGCAATGCCGTCCTCTATGTGCCAG AGGCCTCACAGACACAGATGTTTTACACAGCCTATGAAATGTTTGAAGGACACAGAAAGC CTGCAGAGGCGACCCAGCCTGTGGCTACCATCAGCCCTTCCACACTGACCGTCCAGCAAGGTCAGAGAGCCGAGTTCCGCTGTACAGTAACTGGCAACCCAAATCCTGCCCTCGAATGGATCG ggggtcctgggaagagaatgagTCCCAGAGCAGTAATTAGAGGAAACTTGTTGACTTTCGCAGCAGTGGAGCTGGCAGATGAAGGGGAGTACTCCTGCAAAGCTCTGAACACCCACGGCGAGCACACAGCACGGGTTTCCCTCTTTGTCAGAA GATCAAACCCGAATGGTCTTGGTACAGTGCCGCAAGTCCAAGTCAGCCCCCAAAATATTGACGCTCATGAAGGGGATACGTTGAGGTTGTACTGTCGTGCCTCAGGATCACCAACCGCAAAACTTACCTGGCTTAAAAATGGAGGACAAATCCCACCCCAG GCCAGCACGGACCGCACGGATATCGGTACGCTGCTTATTCCAAATGTAAAAGTATCGGATTCGGGCACGTACATGTGTGTGGGCAGCAACAGCGTCGGCTCGAACAGTGCACCCATTAAAGTTTCGGTGCTCAAAG TGGATCAAAGTTCCTCGATTGTTAGAATCCAACCGTCAGAAGCGGACGTCCATGAAGGTCACAACGTGTACCTCAATTGTATCGTCTCTGGAAATCCTCCTCCCCGAGTAACTTGGATGAGAGCGGGTGGGAGCCTATCGTCCAATCACCAG GTTGTTGGCAGTCAGCTTCGTATCCTGTCAGCGACCTCAGAGGACTCGGGAGAGTACATCTGTCAAGTGCAGAGCACTCCGGGATCTCAAATCCACCGGGCCACTGTCTCCGTGTCGGTCACGTCATCATCCTCAC GTCTTCAAAGTCCAATCATTGCCATTGAGCCTCACACGGCGGCAGTGCGCGTTGGTGAATCGGCTAGCTTCAGGTGCAAAGTGTACAGCGGGGCCCAACCTGTTAGACTGGAGTGGAAACTGTCTGCCAACCAACCACTGCCAG ACAATGTCAGAGTTAGTCCTGATGGTTCTGTGATTACCATAGCAAATGCAAAACCCATGAATCATGGTGCTTACCGCTGCGTGGCCAGCAACCCGTTTGGCATCACCCACACTATCGTGTCCTTGATCGTAAAAG AGCCCCCCGTGGCCATTGTCACCCCTGTTGGGCCAGTGCACATCAGGGTGGGTGAACCCATCAACCTGGATTGCCAGGCTTCAGGAGAACCCCGCCCTTCTGTCACATGGCACAGGTTGGACAACAACCGTAAGATCAAGCTGAGCAGTCCCGCTCCTGCAGAGTCCAATGCAGTCATGCAG ATACTTGTGGCCCGTCCAGAAGACAGTGGCACGTACGTGTGCATAGCACGCAACAACGACGATAGCACCGAGACTAGGGTGGAAGTCATTGTTCAGGGAGGCACTCAATTGCCCTCAGTGCCCCGAGTCATCGTTCCCGAGCCACTCATGATTGTGGTGGAAGGTCAAACAGCAACCCTACGCTGTGAAGCCCATG GTTTCCCTGCCCCAACTATCACATGGTCCAAATTACGGTCATCTCTACCTTGGAGACATAAAGTGGTGGACAACAGTCTCGTGCTGTCCAACGTGGGGCGCCAAGATTCTGGGGAATACATCTGCAGTGCTGTAAACAACATGGGCACGACTGAAGTAACCGTTACATTGGAAGTCGAAA CCTCTCCGTATGCTACTTCTGTGCCTGATGATGTGGCAGTGCGTGTTGGGGAGGTGATCAGGTTGCAGTGCCTAGCTCACGGAACTCCGCCACTGACCTACATTTGGTCTAAGGTGGATGGTGCCTTACCCTCCAGGGCTCAGGTCAGCGACGGCGATCTCCAAATCAATCTGGCCACAGCAGAAGATGCTGGGAGCTACAAGTGTGTAGCCAGCAACAGAGTTGGCCACAGTGAAGTTGTGGCTAAAGTTGCAGTCAGAT CGCCATTGGCAGTGCGTGTGGCACCACAAGTGGAGGTGAAGGCTCAGGGCAGCGCTGTGGAGTTCACATGTTCAGCAGCTGGTGGGGTGGAAACTACAATTGAGTGGCTGAAAGAAGGAGGTGGCCTTCCCCCAAACCACCACATCAAGGACGGCGTGCTCAG GATTGAAAACATTGAGCAGAGCAACGAAGGTGTTTACATCTGCAGAGCAAGCAGCATATATGGtcaggctcaggacgcagccaggCTGACCGTCCAAG caCTACCCAAGGTGATGATCAATGTACGCACCTCAGTGCAGACTGTCATGATTGGGAACTCGGTGGAGTTTGAATGCCACGCCGTCGGTGACCCCGAGCCCACCGTCAAGTGGAGTAAAGTGGGCGGGCCTCTGCCAACCCACATCGTGGTGATGGGTGGCATGCTGAAGATTGAGCGGGTGACCGAGGCGGACGCGGGACAGTATCGCTGCACAGCCACTAATGAtgtcggctcggtgcagtcccaGGTGGTCCTCAATGTCCAGT CACTTCCTCAAATTTCTGCACTCCCTGAAACGAAGGAGGTGACCGTTGGGTCAGATGCAGTTCTGCCATGCGTGGCAACGGGATATCCTGTACCTGAAATCAAATGGTCCAAG CTTGAGGGTGAGCTACCCCCAAAGTGCTTCCAGGACGTAAACGTGCTGACAGTTCCTCGGGTCACACATAGCGATTCCGGGACGTACGTGTGCACAGCATCAAACAAACAAGGCAAAGTAGAAGCTTTCACCAAACTGGATGTTCATG AAAGAGTGATGCCGTACTTTGCCCAGGAGCCACTGTCCTATCTCACCCTGCCCACCATCAAAAACGCCTACAAGGCTTTCAACATCAAAATCAACTTTAGGCCCGATAATGTTGATG GTCTGATATTGTACGCCG GTATGATCCTTTATAACGGTCAGAAAAGGAGTACAGGAGCCGACTTCATTTCTCTCGGCCTCGTCGGTGGCCGTTTAGAGTTCAG GTTTGACGTGGGTTCGGGCATGGCCACCATCCGCGACCCCAACCCGGTCAAACTGGGAGAATTTCACACAGTCGAGATATATCGCAACCTTACCCTGGGCTACATCGTGGTGGATGGAGGCGAGCCGGTCAATGGCAGCTCGCAG GGGAAGTTCAAAGGCTTGGATTTGAATGAGGAGTTGCACGTGGGCGGTTACCCCAACTACACTGCTCTGGACAAAACTACTGGCATCAAGACTGGTTTTGTTG GTTGCATTCGCCAGCTGGTCATTCAAGGTGAGGAGGTCATCTTCAAGGATATGGACCGCAGTTCCACCGGAGTTACCAACTGTCCCACCTGCAAAAATCGCCCGTGCCAG AATGGAGGCAGGTGCCAGGACTCGGACACCAGCTTGTATACGTGCAGCTGTCTTCGGGGATTCACTGGCAGCAACTGCCAGCATCACTCGTCCCTTCACTGCCACTCAG AGGCCTGTGGAGCAGACGCCACTTGCATTAATCGCCAAAGCGGTCTGGGCTATGATTGTCGCTGCCACCTGGGCAAATTTGGAAACAAATGCATGGATG GCGAATTGGTAACCACTCCGCTGTTCAACGGGGAAGAGTCGTACATCTCCTATCCTCCGCTGACCAACGTCCACGATGACCTGCGAGTTGAACTGGAATTCAAACCCATTGAGCGAGATGGTCTGATGTTCTTCTGCGGAGGGAAGAAGATGAAAGTGGAGGACTTTGTGGCCATCTCTATGGTGGACGGACATGTCGAGTTCAAATATGAACTGGGCACAG GCCAGGCCATCCTTCGCAGTCCACAACCAGTCCCTTTGGGCCAATGGCACAGAGTTGTGGCCGAGCGGAACATGCGAGACGGTCACCTCAGAGTCGACCATGGCCCAGTAGAAAAGAAGATTTCTCCTGGGAAAGCCCAGGGCCTCAATATCCACACTCCAATGTTCCTGGGAGGCGTCCCCAACATGGAAATCCTGCCAAAGCCTGCAAATATCAGCCAAATGTTTGAGGGCTGCGTTGGAGAG GTCTTCATCAACAACAAGAAGCTGGATCTGTCCTACAGCTTTACCGAGAGTCGAGCGATCCGCAAGTGCGTGGATACGAGCCCATGTGATCGGCGGCCTTGTTTGAATGGAGGCCACTGTATGCCCAATGCGGAGTATGAGTACCAGTGCCTCTGTAGGGATGGATTTGAAG GTGAGCGTTGCGAGATCATGAAAGACGTGTGCCAGCGGGACTACGAGTGCCAAAATGGCGGCAGCTGTGTTAACGGACACTGCGTGTGCCGCTCAGAATTCACAGGCCTCAACTGTGAAGAAA GCCGCATCTCCAGCTTCCCCGAGGCCGCGTGGAATTCAGAAGCTAGCGAGGCTAATG ATTCTCCCTATCAGTATGCAGCTCATTTTCACAATGGCGGATACATTGCCCTTCCTAAGTCCATTATGCGAAGACG CTCACCTGACACGCCGGAGACAATCGAATTGGAGATCAATACACTCTCCTCCGAGGGTCTGATCCTGTGGCAGGGAGTC GAAACCAATGGCACACTCAATTTGCGAAAGATGCATGCTAGTAAAAAG GAACATGGGGAACACGGCAGAGGCAAGGACTTTATCACTCTTGGGATTCGCAACGGACACCTT